In Desulfosalsimonas propionicica, the following are encoded in one genomic region:
- a CDS encoding Hsp20/alpha crystallin family protein, whose protein sequence is MTNEAQSRDMQVKGKQEAAGAEQTRPGPVFIPSVDIFENENGITLMADMPGVATDDINIDVRENTLTLTGEIKPFENADETDILVEYETGQYYRQFTLPELVDQEKIDAQLKDGVLTLVLPKAEAAKPRKIEIKNN, encoded by the coding sequence ATGACAAACGAAGCACAAAGCAGGGACATGCAGGTGAAAGGAAAACAGGAAGCCGCAGGCGCCGAGCAGACCCGGCCGGGCCCGGTCTTTATCCCGTCAGTGGATATTTTTGAAAACGAAAACGGCATCACCCTTATGGCAGATATGCCGGGGGTGGCCACCGATGATATCAATATTGACGTACGGGAAAACACCCTGACACTGACCGGAGAAATCAAGCCGTTTGAAAACGCGGACGAAACCGACATCCTGGTGGAATATGAAACCGGCCAGTATTACCGGCAGTTCACCCTGCCGGAGCTGGTGGACCAGGAGAAGATCGATGCCCAGCTAAAAGACGGGGTGCTCACCCTGGTACTGCCAAAAGCTGAAGCGGCAAAACCCAGAAAAATTGAAATCAAAAACAACTAA
- a CDS encoding histidine triad nucleotide-binding protein produces MSTAHPRVPQNPIIVSQGGVMESDCLFCRIANKQMDTELLMETDDLVVFKDINPLAPVHLLLVPKRHIRSVNDLEDTDGPILSKLIFAAKEMAVKTGVSATGYRLFFNVEKGGGQEIFHLHMHMIGGWES; encoded by the coding sequence ATGTCCACTGCCCATCCCCGGGTACCGCAAAATCCGATAATTGTGTCGCAGGGAGGCGTTATGGAGTCTGATTGCCTGTTTTGCAGGATTGCAAACAAACAAATGGATACGGAATTGTTGATGGAAACCGACGATCTGGTGGTGTTCAAGGACATCAATCCGCTGGCGCCGGTGCATCTGCTGCTTGTGCCAAAACGGCATATCCGTAGCGTCAATGATTTGGAAGATACGGACGGCCCGATTCTTTCAAAGCTGATTTTCGCCGCAAAGGAAATGGCGGTCAAAACCGGTGTGAGCGCCACCGGCTACAGGCTGTTTTTCAATGTGGAAAAGGGCGGGGGACAGGAGATTTTTCATCTGCACATGCACATGATCGGGGGGTGGGAATCCTAG
- a CDS encoding 3-isopropylmalate dehydratase large subunit, whose translation MQENTGKTAAEKIFDAHRVDNPAGDMVVLGLDAVFCHEITTPVAINDLIARGKDRVFDPSCIMAVIDHVTPAKDSKTAMQGKIMRDWARRHHIEHFFDIGRNGVCHALFPEKGFVRPGYTIIMGDSHTCTHGAFGAFAAGVGTTDLEVGILNGVCAFRYPRSIKIEITGELPDGVFAKDVILHIIGQIGVNGATDCVIEFAGPVVAAMSMEARMTLCNMAVEAGATCGICYPDMTTVEYLWPFIRTEYDSRQAALENYRRWQPDKDAVYQQVLQFDVTDLPPQITYGYKPDKVCPVSEMQGTAVDQIYIGSCTNGRIEDLRVAARVLSGQRINDSVRGIVSPATPEIYQKALDEGIIKTFMDAGFCVANPTCGACLGMSCGVIAEGEVCASTTNRNFYGRMGKGGMVHLMSPATAAATALAGHIANSDLYRK comes from the coding sequence ATGCAGGAAAATACAGGTAAAACAGCAGCAGAAAAGATATTTGACGCCCACCGGGTCGACAACCCGGCCGGGGATATGGTTGTGCTGGGTTTGGATGCGGTATTCTGCCATGAAATCACCACGCCGGTGGCTATCAACGACCTGATTGCCAGGGGAAAGGACCGGGTTTTTGACCCCTCGTGCATCATGGCGGTCATTGATCATGTGACCCCGGCCAAGGACTCCAAAACCGCCATGCAGGGAAAGATCATGCGGGATTGGGCCCGGCGCCATCATATCGAGCATTTTTTCGATATCGGCAGAAACGGTGTCTGTCACGCCCTGTTTCCGGAAAAAGGATTTGTCCGGCCAGGCTACACGATTATCATGGGCGATTCCCACACCTGCACCCACGGCGCATTCGGCGCCTTTGCCGCCGGCGTGGGCACCACCGACCTGGAAGTGGGAATCTTAAACGGAGTCTGCGCGTTTCGCTATCCCCGCTCCATTAAAATTGAAATCACCGGTGAGCTGCCAGACGGGGTGTTTGCCAAGGACGTGATTCTGCATATCATCGGCCAAATCGGGGTCAACGGGGCCACTGACTGTGTCATCGAATTTGCCGGTCCCGTGGTGGCGGCCATGAGCATGGAGGCGCGCATGACCCTGTGCAATATGGCCGTTGAAGCCGGGGCCACCTGCGGCATCTGCTATCCGGACATGACCACTGTGGAATATCTCTGGCCTTTTATCCGCACGGAGTATGACTCCCGGCAAGCTGCTCTGGAAAATTATCGCAGGTGGCAGCCGGATAAAGACGCTGTTTACCAGCAGGTGCTGCAATTTGATGTCACGGATCTGCCCCCGCAGATCACCTACGGCTACAAGCCGGACAAAGTGTGCCCGGTTTCGGAAATGCAGGGCACTGCCGTGGATCAAATCTATATCGGTTCGTGCACCAACGGCCGGATAGAGGATCTGCGGGTGGCCGCCCGGGTGCTTTCGGGACAGCGGATCAACGATTCGGTCCGCGGCATTGTGTCTCCGGCCACCCCGGAGATTTATCAAAAGGCCCTGGATGAAGGCATTATCAAAACTTTCATGGATGCCGGCTTCTGCGTGGCCAACCCCACCTGCGGGGCCTGCCTGGGCATGAGCTGCGGGGTGATCGCAGAAGGGGAGGTGTGCGCCTCCACCACCAACCGCAATTTTTACGGCCGCATGGGAAAAGGCGGCATGGTGCATTTGATGAGCCCGGCCACTGCCGCGGCCACAGCCCTTGCCGGCCATATTGCCAATTCGGATCTTTACAGGAAATAA
- a CDS encoding acyl-CoA dehydrogenase family protein translates to MDFDLTTEQEMIRKEIRKFAEKQIGPVAAELDDQEAFSPDLTRKMGDIGLFGMFVSEKFGGQELDYISYIIAVEEIARVDGSQAATVAAGNSLGIGPIHYFGTPEQKDKYLPRLCAGEALWGFGLTEPTAGSDAGGTRTTAVKDGNEWVINGSKIFITNAACEMSMGVTVQAVTGQRDDGRPEYTCFLVEHGTRGFVAKPMHKKMMWRASNTAELYFDDVRVPAQNILGRQGEGFHQMLNTLDGGRLSIAAMGLGGAQGAYETALKYAKQRVQFGKPISRFQAIGFKLADSAMEIECARNLLYKACWLRDKKRPFQKEAAMAKLYCSELMGRVADHAVQIHGGYGLMKEYNVERFYRDQKLLDIGEGTSEVQRLVISRNIGC, encoded by the coding sequence TTGGATTTCGATCTTACCACCGAACAGGAAATGATCCGCAAGGAAATCCGCAAATTTGCCGAAAAGCAGATCGGGCCGGTGGCTGCAGAGCTCGATGACCAGGAAGCTTTTTCTCCGGACCTGACCCGAAAAATGGGTGATATCGGCCTGTTTGGCATGTTTGTTTCAGAAAAATTCGGCGGGCAGGAGCTTGATTACATCTCCTATATTATTGCAGTGGAGGAAATTGCCCGGGTGGACGGCTCCCAGGCGGCCACGGTGGCCGCCGGCAATTCCCTGGGCATCGGCCCCATTCATTATTTCGGCACTCCCGAGCAAAAAGACAAATACCTTCCAAGGCTGTGCGCCGGCGAGGCCCTCTGGGGCTTCGGGCTCACCGAACCCACGGCCGGCTCAGATGCCGGCGGAACCCGGACCACTGCGGTCAAAGACGGCAATGAGTGGGTGATCAACGGATCCAAAATTTTTATTACAAACGCTGCCTGCGAAATGTCAATGGGGGTTACGGTCCAGGCCGTGACCGGCCAGCGCGATGACGGACGGCCGGAATACACTTGTTTTCTGGTGGAACACGGCACCCGGGGTTTTGTTGCCAAACCCATGCACAAAAAAATGATGTGGCGGGCCTCCAATACGGCGGAGCTGTATTTTGACGACGTGCGCGTACCAGCGCAAAACATCCTCGGTCGCCAGGGCGAGGGGTTTCACCAGATGTTAAACACCCTTGACGGCGGGCGGCTCTCCATTGCGGCCATGGGCCTTGGCGGAGCCCAGGGGGCATATGAGACGGCCCTGAAATATGCAAAGCAGCGGGTCCAGTTCGGAAAACCCATTTCCCGATTCCAGGCCATCGGGTTTAAACTGGCCGATTCCGCCATGGAAATCGAATGTGCCAGGAACCTTTTGTACAAGGCCTGCTGGCTGCGGGACAAGAAACGGCCGTTTCAGAAGGAGGCGGCCATGGCCAAGCTCTACTGCTCCGAACTCATGGGCCGGGTGGCCGATCATGCCGTGCAGATCCACGGCGGATACGGGCTGATGAAGGAATACAACGTGGAACGATTTTACAGGGATCAGAAGCTGCTGGATATCGGCGAGGGCACTTCCGAGGTCCAGCGCCTGGTGATTTCCAGAAACATCGGTTGCTGA
- a CDS encoding Hsp20/alpha crystallin family protein: MITRRFLDFPDFGWKNPFEEMDRVRRYLDQVLGQADAGYRIPQAGVFPLVNLTETKENYILRAELPGVNAEALDIQATGRNINISGQRTIEPDPNARYHRRERESGRFSRALTLPGDIDREKIEAQLTNGVLTLTIPKSEKARPKQIQIKG, translated from the coding sequence ATGATCACCAGAAGATTTCTTGATTTTCCGGATTTTGGTTGGAAAAATCCCTTCGAGGAAATGGACCGGGTGCGCAGATATCTGGACCAGGTGCTGGGCCAGGCCGATGCCGGCTACCGGATTCCGCAGGCGGGGGTATTTCCCCTGGTCAACCTCACCGAGACCAAGGAGAACTATATCCTGCGCGCGGAGCTGCCCGGCGTTAATGCCGAGGCTCTCGACATCCAGGCCACCGGCAGAAACATCAACATTTCCGGGCAGCGTACCATCGAGCCTGATCCCAATGCCCGGTATCACCGAAGAGAACGCGAATCGGGCCGGTTTTCCAGGGCATTGACGCTTCCGGGCGACATCGACCGGGAGAAAATCGAAGCACAGCTCACCAATGGCGTGCTGACACTGACCATTCCCAAATCTGAAAAAGCCCGGCCCAAACAGATTCAGATCAAGGGATAA
- a CDS encoding universal stress protein, protein MEDKALGFSILVPLNDSVSSRGLVNFLINMSICADSEITFVHIFRKPSSGEELMGKKFMGELPVRMQEMLEKARQRLVEEKGFDPGKIRVELVQEPYPTITEGIIDYYNQGNFDMLMIGRKKMSKQEEFVLGDISIKLIRALGKTAVLVVKTG, encoded by the coding sequence ATGGAGGATAAGGCATTGGGTTTTTCCATACTGGTTCCGTTAAATGATTCGGTCAGTTCCCGGGGGCTGGTGAATTTTTTGATCAATATGTCCATTTGTGCGGACTCGGAGATCACTTTTGTCCATATTTTCCGCAAGCCCAGCTCGGGCGAGGAGTTGATGGGCAAAAAATTTATGGGAGAGCTGCCGGTACGCATGCAGGAAATGCTTGAAAAGGCCCGGCAGCGCCTTGTGGAGGAAAAGGGCTTTGATCCCGGAAAAATCCGCGTAGAGCTGGTACAAGAGCCTTATCCGACGATTACCGAAGGAATCATTGATTATTATAACCAGGGGAATTTTGACATGCTGATGATCGGCAGAAAAAAAATGTCCAAACAGGAAGAGTTCGTTCTTGGCGACATCAGCATCAAATTGATCCGGGCCCTGGGCAAAACCGCGGTGCTGGTGGTGAAAACCGGCTGA
- a CDS encoding 3-isopropylmalate dehydratase small subunit: MHTFGGKTLFLDRSDINTDEIIPAKYLTEISKAALQPYLLEDLNLEGFDPAKDIAGCRVIVTRANFGCGSSREHAPWALEVNGIHMVIAESFARIFRQNMFNCGMLAIDVPRQTIDRLFSEFAGPDTEIYADLETGELTVEKQGQQTRIAFSVSEFDRALVAAGGWVEYADARYGTGS; the protein is encoded by the coding sequence ATGCATACCTTCGGGGGCAAGACCCTGTTTCTGGACCGGTCGGATATCAATACAGACGAAATCATTCCTGCCAAGTATTTAACCGAAATCTCAAAGGCTGCACTGCAGCCCTACCTGCTCGAGGATCTGAACCTGGAAGGCTTTGATCCGGCAAAAGACATTGCCGGCTGCCGGGTGATCGTGACCCGTGCCAACTTCGGTTGCGGCTCCTCGCGGGAGCACGCCCCATGGGCTTTGGAGGTCAACGGTATTCACATGGTGATTGCGGAAAGTTTTGCCCGGATTTTCCGGCAGAACATGTTTAACTGCGGTATGCTGGCCATTGATGTGCCCCGGCAGACCATTGACCGGCTTTTTAGCGAGTTTGCCGGGCCGGACACGGAAATTTATGCAGACCTGGAGACAGGCGAGCTGACTGTGGAAAAACAAGGCCAGCAGACAAGGATTGCCTTTTCCGTGTCTGAATTTGACCGGGCCCTGGTGGCTGCCGGCGGATGGGTGGAGTATGCGGATGCCAGATACGGGACCGGATCATGA
- a CDS encoding phosphoribosyl-ATP diphosphatase — protein sequence MKRFEELFWQLQQKKKTADPDSGTVARLAQGPHEIGKKLVEEAGEVWMAARYESRQQTAAEIAQLLYHTQVMMLACDLSLEDVYHHL from the coding sequence ATGAAACGCTTTGAAGAACTGTTTTGGCAATTGCAGCAAAAGAAGAAAACCGCAGACCCGGATTCGGGCACCGTGGCCCGTCTGGCCCAAGGCCCCCATGAGATCGGCAAGAAACTGGTGGAAGAAGCCGGCGAGGTCTGGATGGCGGCCCGGTACGAAAGCCGGCAGCAGACCGCAGCGGAAATCGCCCAGCTGCTTTATCACACCCAGGTCATGATGCTGGCCTGTGACTTGAGCCTCGAAGATGTGTATCATCATCTTTGA